One segment of Kogia breviceps isolate mKogBre1 chromosome 14, mKogBre1 haplotype 1, whole genome shotgun sequence DNA contains the following:
- the LOC131741046 gene encoding LOW QUALITY PROTEIN: pancreatic trypsin inhibitor-like (The sequence of the model RefSeq protein was modified relative to this genomic sequence to represent the inferred CDS: deleted 2 bases in 1 codon): protein MSPLCLSAALLVLLGTLVTCTPAGKSSNQAQALEPDFCLEPPYTGPCKTKIIRYFYNTKSRFCETFVYDSHCTFKNSTFKMGEDCVRTCGGAIRPWNKTGGRAREVAAMSFESMD from the exons ATGAGTCCGCTCTGCCTCTCTGCAGCCCTTCTCGTCCTTCTGGGCACCCTGGTGACCTGCACCCCAGCGGGTAAAAGCAGCAACCAGGCCCAAG CCCTAGAGCCTGACTTCTGCTTGGAGCCTCCATACACGGGTCCCTGCAAAACCAAAATCATCAGGTACTTCTACAACACCAAGTCCAGGTTCTGTGAGACCTTTGTATATGACAGT CATTGCACCTTCAAGAACAGCACCTTCAAGATGGGGGAGGACTGTGTGAGGACCTGCGGTGGGGCCATCAGGCCCTGGAATAAGACAGGGGGCAGGGCAC gAGAAGTGGCAGCAATGTCCTTTGAAAGCATGGACTGA